The Allocatelliglobosispora scoriae genome contains a region encoding:
- a CDS encoding NADAR family protein, whose protein sequence is MHPRDVSELVKLAATGARLKYLPFWGHQPQADGSVGAGCLSQWWPSPFTVDGRTFATAEHYMMWRKAELFGDHEVADRVFTVDHPQEAKQLGREVRGFVQATWEAQRSAIVVEGSIRKFAADEALRAYLLGTGERILVEASPLDRIWGIGIGATHPAVGDPARWRGLNLLGFALMDARAALREGR, encoded by the coding sequence ATGCATCCCCGGGACGTCTCCGAACTCGTCAAGCTCGCCGCGACCGGCGCTCGGCTGAAATACCTGCCGTTCTGGGGCCACCAGCCGCAGGCCGACGGCAGCGTGGGCGCCGGTTGCCTGAGCCAGTGGTGGCCGTCGCCGTTCACCGTCGACGGCCGCACCTTCGCCACCGCCGAGCACTACATGATGTGGCGCAAGGCGGAGCTCTTCGGCGATCACGAGGTCGCCGACCGGGTCTTCACCGTGGACCATCCCCAGGAGGCGAAGCAGCTCGGCCGTGAGGTGCGCGGCTTCGTCCAGGCCACCTGGGAGGCACAGCGCTCGGCGATCGTCGTCGAGGGCAGCATCAGGAAGTTCGCCGCCGACGAGGCGCTGCGGGCATACCTGCTCGGGACGGGGGAGCGGATCCTGGTCGAGGCGAGCCCGCTGGACCGGATCTGGGGCATCGGGATCGGTGCCACCCACCCGGCGGTCGGCGATCCGGCGCGGTGGCGCGGTCTCAACCTGCTCGGGTTCGCCCTGATGGACGCCC
- the ypfJ gene encoding KPN_02809 family neutral zinc metallopeptidase — protein sequence MTLNENAEIDTSQVTDQRGSGGGLGGLGGGKFPIPVGGGLIGTLIVIGLTLAGTFLGPKLMDGDSGAGDVDQTCATSNPNRLDNAECRNALYINSIQAYWRKAAPETFGKQYKTVDTVFFSNAVNTGCGQADSGVGPFYCPPDEQVYIDLTFYDELATRFGAKGQFAQPYVLAHEYGHHMQNLLGTAADVQRQSERDPSSANALSVRMELQADCFAGVWAKHATETKDAKGNAIFKSLTQADMDQAIEAAGAIGDDKIQEQSGGRVDESKFTHGTAEQRKSWLTKGYTTGDGKACDTFSGGI from the coding sequence ATGACACTGAACGAGAACGCGGAGATCGATACCAGTCAGGTCACGGACCAGCGTGGCTCCGGTGGCGGCCTCGGCGGCCTCGGTGGCGGCAAATTCCCGATCCCGGTGGGCGGAGGCCTGATCGGGACGTTGATCGTCATCGGGCTCACCCTGGCGGGCACGTTCCTCGGCCCGAAGCTGATGGACGGCGACAGCGGTGCGGGTGATGTCGACCAGACCTGTGCGACATCCAATCCCAACCGATTGGACAACGCGGAGTGCCGTAACGCGCTCTACATCAACTCGATCCAGGCGTACTGGCGCAAGGCGGCGCCGGAGACCTTCGGCAAGCAGTACAAGACCGTCGACACGGTCTTCTTCAGCAACGCCGTGAACACCGGCTGCGGCCAGGCCGACAGCGGTGTCGGTCCGTTCTACTGCCCGCCGGACGAGCAGGTCTACATCGACCTGACCTTCTACGACGAGCTGGCGACGAGGTTCGGCGCGAAGGGCCAGTTCGCCCAGCCCTACGTCCTGGCCCACGAGTACGGCCACCACATGCAGAACCTGCTCGGCACCGCCGCCGACGTGCAGCGGCAGTCCGAGCGCGATCCGAGCTCGGCGAACGCCCTCTCGGTCCGCATGGAGCTGCAGGCGGACTGCTTCGCCGGGGTGTGGGCCAAGCACGCCACCGAGACGAAGGACGCCAAGGGCAACGCGATCTTCAAGTCGCTGACCCAGGCCGACATGGACCAGGCGATCGAGGCGGCCGGTGCGATCGGCGACGACAAGATCCAGGAGCAGAGCGGCGGCCGGGTCGACGAGTCGAAGTTCACCCACGGTACGGCCGAGCAGCGCAAGAGCTGGCTGACCAAGGGTTACACCACCGGTGACGGTAAGGCCTGCGACACCTTCAGCGGCGGCATCTGA
- a CDS encoding FAD-dependent oxidoreductase, with translation MAWDVIVVGTRVAGAATAMLLARRGLRVLAVDRVAFPSDTVSSHQIQVPGVALLHRWGLLDRVRQTGAPPTRHVRFDSGDVVLAGSFPAYQGVDALYSPRRTHLDALLIDAARSAGAEVRDRFRVADLVWSGGRVTGVRGWDRGGAAMTETATLVIGADGKRSFVAEAVGARRYRERPVRAFASYGYWSGLPMETGEVYQRPGRAVAAFPTSDELTMVYVSAPIAEFEAARGDLDRHYLATLDGCGDLGERVRGAVRAERLRTTPDQPNTFRRSHGPGWALVGDAGVVMDSISAQGITNAFRDAELLSDAVAAGLDGGSLDRALAGHQRRRDRAIRPMFDFTMGLAGFAPRGIERALLRSLGGRQGEIDRFLGAFAGSVTGYFTPVNVARVIGVRGLLRLAALEVRREHRPVEAGQRTNS, from the coding sequence ATGGCGTGGGACGTGATCGTCGTGGGTACCAGGGTCGCCGGGGCGGCCACCGCGATGCTGCTGGCCCGGCGGGGGCTGCGGGTGCTCGCGGTCGACCGGGTCGCCTTCCCCAGCGACACGGTCTCGTCGCACCAGATCCAGGTCCCTGGGGTCGCGCTCCTGCATCGGTGGGGGCTGCTTGATCGGGTACGCCAGACCGGCGCGCCGCCCACCCGGCACGTGCGCTTCGACTCCGGTGACGTCGTGCTGGCGGGATCGTTCCCGGCCTACCAGGGCGTGGACGCGTTGTACAGCCCTCGGCGTACCCACCTGGATGCCCTGCTGATCGACGCGGCCCGCAGCGCGGGAGCGGAGGTCCGGGACCGCTTCCGCGTCGCCGACCTGGTCTGGTCGGGCGGGCGGGTGACCGGCGTGCGCGGGTGGGACCGGGGCGGCGCGGCGATGACCGAGACCGCGACGCTGGTGATCGGGGCCGACGGGAAGCGGTCGTTCGTCGCCGAGGCGGTCGGCGCGCGGCGCTACCGGGAACGGCCGGTGCGGGCGTTCGCCAGCTACGGCTACTGGTCCGGGCTGCCGATGGAGACCGGGGAGGTCTACCAGCGGCCCGGGCGGGCGGTCGCCGCCTTCCCGACCAGCGACGAGCTGACGATGGTCTACGTCTCGGCGCCGATCGCGGAGTTCGAGGCGGCGCGGGGCGACCTCGACCGGCACTACCTCGCGACCCTGGACGGCTGCGGTGACCTCGGCGAACGAGTTCGCGGAGCCGTGCGTGCCGAGCGGCTGCGCACCACGCCCGACCAGCCGAACACCTTCCGGCGCTCGCACGGGCCGGGGTGGGCGCTCGTCGGGGACGCCGGTGTCGTGATGGACTCGATCTCCGCGCAGGGGATCACCAACGCGTTCCGCGACGCCGAACTGCTCAGCGACGCCGTCGCGGCCGGGCTGGACGGCGGGTCGCTCGATCGGGCGCTCGCCGGGCACCAGCGGCGGCGGGACCGGGCGATCCGGCCGATGTTCGACTTCACGATGGGGCTGGCCGGGTTCGCACCGCGCGGGATCGAACGGGCGCTGCTGCGGTCGCTCGGCGGGCGGCAGGGCGAGATCGACCGGTTCCTGGGGGCGTTCGCGGGCAGCGTGACCGGCTACTTCACCCCGGTCAACGTGGCCCGGGTGATCGGCGTGCGCGGGCTGCTCCGCCTCGCTGCTCTTGAGGTTCGCCGCGAGCATCGCCCGGTCGAGGCCGGGCAAAGGACCAACTCTTGA
- a CDS encoding helix-turn-helix domain-containing protein, with the protein MSEGREAAVALGAELRRLRRERGLSQRAFTRLLGLSAHSNIADYEAGRRIPPRDILRECETLLADSDGRLGDLHSRALVERAAPAPPTSTEPPETGIRGHGRTRGVLLVVATGLLIALTGGSVERGIADPGRAGAPAPSTWDGNDPKAAGCVGDAVTIASAPVVTAAAAVLGAAHVPAGTQVGLVSLRYSPSCRAAWPRFEPLLAPITDQPIAVTVTSHRPADGMRSVFEFPRLEQTYGDLLLTGPGCVEAIATVAFGRVIRATGTTACRSSGGHS; encoded by the coding sequence ATGAGCGAGGGGCGAGAGGCCGCGGTGGCACTCGGTGCCGAGCTGCGGCGGCTGCGCCGCGAGCGCGGGCTCTCCCAGCGTGCCTTCACCCGGCTGCTCGGGCTCAGCGCGCACAGCAACATCGCCGATTACGAGGCGGGGCGGCGCATCCCGCCCCGCGACATCCTGCGCGAGTGCGAGACGCTGCTCGCCGACAGCGACGGGCGCCTCGGCGATCTGCACAGTCGTGCGCTCGTCGAACGCGCGGCACCGGCTCCGCCGACCTCGACGGAGCCGCCGGAGACCGGGATTCGCGGCCACGGCCGGACCCGCGGGGTGCTGCTCGTCGTCGCGACCGGGCTGCTCATCGCGCTCACCGGCGGATCCGTCGAGCGCGGCATCGCCGATCCGGGCCGCGCCGGAGCACCGGCACCGTCCACCTGGGACGGCAACGACCCGAAGGCGGCCGGCTGTGTCGGCGACGCGGTCACGATCGCCAGCGCGCCGGTGGTCACGGCCGCGGCGGCCGTCCTGGGCGCGGCCCACGTCCCGGCCGGTACGCAGGTAGGCCTGGTCAGCCTGCGCTACTCCCCGAGCTGCCGGGCCGCGTGGCCGAGGTTCGAACCGCTGCTCGCCCCCATCACGGATCAGCCGATCGCGGTGACGGTGACCTCACACCGCCCGGCCGACGGCATGCGCTCGGTCTTCGAGTTCCCGAGACTGGAGCAGACCTACGGCGACCTGCTGCTCACCGGCCCCGGCTGCGTCGAGGCGATCGCCACGGTCGCCTTCGGCAGGGTCATCCGAGCCACCGGAACGACGGCCTGCCGTTCGTCGGGCGGACACTCCTAG